One window from the genome of Pedobacter schmidteae encodes:
- a CDS encoding TIGR01777 family oxidoreductase, producing MKKQVLITGATGMIGRKLIHALQQSGHTVAVLSRKATQLPDVKVYLWDVYHSQIDPECMKGVDTVIHLAGENIAEKKWTAKRKQQIIDSRVLSTHLLHQAIKTSGANVSSFISSSAVGYYGDCGDEILTEESAPGYGFMADCCKQWEAAVDQGKSLGMRIVKLRTGVILAKNEGALAAFEKPIRFFAGAALGSGKQWIPWMHVDDMVAIYLYAVDNPLLSGPYNACAPFPVTNATLTKAIARQLHRPVWPIHVPAALLRLLLGEMSEVVFNSTNTSAQKLLSADFRFKYTQLEAALSDIYGR from the coding sequence ATGAAAAAGCAAGTTTTAATAACTGGAGCGACAGGCATGATTGGTAGGAAATTAATCCATGCTTTGCAACAATCTGGCCATACGGTAGCTGTACTTTCCCGGAAAGCAACCCAGCTGCCCGATGTAAAGGTGTATTTATGGGATGTGTATCATAGCCAGATAGACCCCGAATGTATGAAGGGAGTGGATACGGTTATTCACCTGGCCGGAGAGAACATCGCAGAAAAAAAGTGGACAGCCAAACGTAAGCAGCAAATTATCGACAGCAGGGTATTGTCTACCCATTTGCTGCATCAGGCCATTAAAACCAGCGGGGCCAATGTCAGTTCGTTCATTTCATCGTCGGCGGTGGGTTACTATGGCGACTGTGGCGACGAAATCCTAACGGAAGAAAGCGCTCCAGGCTACGGATTTATGGCCGATTGCTGCAAGCAATGGGAGGCTGCGGTTGACCAGGGCAAATCATTGGGTATGCGGATTGTGAAATTACGTACCGGGGTTATCCTGGCTAAAAATGAGGGTGCCCTGGCTGCTTTTGAAAAGCCCATCCGCTTTTTTGCAGGTGCGGCGCTGGGCTCAGGAAAACAATGGATTCCATGGATGCATGTAGACGATATGGTGGCCATATATCTATATGCGGTCGACAACCCACTGCTGTCTGGGCCTTACAATGCCTGTGCGCCTTTTCCGGTTACCAATGCCACCCTTACCAAAGCCATAGCCCGTCAGCTCCATCGCCCGGTATGGCCTATTCATGTACCTGCCGCCCTGCTTAGGCTGCTACTCGGCGAAATGAGCGAGGTGGTTTTCAACAGCACCAATACCTCTGCCCAAAAACTGTTATCGGCAGATTTTAGATTTAAATATACTCAGCTTGAAGCTGCATTATCCGATATTTACGGCCGATAA